A single window of Pontibacillus chungwhensis DNA harbors:
- a CDS encoding sigma-70 family RNA polymerase sigma factor: MKKLIKKAQKGDTKAFLKLFKEYESMLYKTAYLYVKNEEDASDVVQEVAFKSFKNINTLREPDYFKTWIIKIAINCSLDCIKNNKKVVNLDPNYDDFISDGREDLSFPISVKDLIDGLNENEKSVVILKYYYEYTFEEIADFMEIPIGTTKSLLYRSLKKLKERYYKEELGHG; this comes from the coding sequence ATGAAAAAATTAATAAAAAAAGCTCAGAAAGGAGACACAAAAGCATTCCTAAAGTTATTTAAAGAGTATGAAAGTATGTTATACAAAACAGCTTACCTGTATGTAAAAAATGAAGAAGATGCTTCAGATGTTGTACAAGAAGTAGCATTCAAGTCATTCAAGAATATAAACACTCTGAGAGAGCCTGACTATTTCAAGACTTGGATAATTAAAATAGCTATAAACTGCTCTTTAGACTGTATTAAAAACAATAAAAAAGTAGTTAATTTAGATCCTAACTATGATGATTTTATTAGCGATGGTAGAGAAGATCTTTCCTTTCCTATTTCAGTAAAAGACTTAATAGATGGACTTAATGAGAACGAAAAAAGCGTGGTCATACTCAAGTACTACTATGAATACACCTTTGAGGAAATTGCAGATTTCATGGAGATTCCAATAGGGACTACAAAATCCCTTCTATATCGGTCACTAAAAAAATTAAAGGAAAGATATTATAAGGAGGAGCTTGGTCATGGGTAA
- a CDS encoding YxlC family protein has translation MGNKIKDEINKIKVPEDLHEKATIQVLKAKKEQKYKRNNKPLLAFVAAIILSIGVWVSPNVQAVFSGLFEVTQYDKDSSLESPSFGNGFSNQDVFKTVEFEGIEQAEKKFSSNIPFPSKLSDLHIAPFSTIYLDKSNKVNGYQVNFQSKEEENQSISVHTSKAPGAEPTFKANTYDGTAISEEVNLDETKAKIFGADGIAYAIYLEKSGWKFIITMVEKNDEKSQFTEEKKKKLIEIAKSIE, from the coding sequence ATGGGTAATAAAATTAAAGATGAAATAAATAAGATAAAAGTTCCTGAAGATCTTCACGAAAAGGCAACCATACAAGTTTTAAAAGCTAAAAAGGAGCAAAAATATAAAAGAAATAATAAACCTTTATTGGCTTTTGTAGCAGCAATAATTTTAAGTATTGGAGTTTGGGTAAGCCCCAATGTTCAAGCAGTTTTTAGTGGTTTATTCGAAGTTACCCAATATGATAAAGACAGTTCACTAGAATCCCCTTCTTTTGGAAATGGTTTTTCCAACCAAGATGTTTTTAAAACAGTAGAATTTGAGGGTATTGAACAGGCTGAGAAGAAGTTTAGTTCTAATATTCCATTTCCAAGTAAACTTTCTGATCTTCATATTGCTCCATTTAGTACGATTTATCTAGATAAAAGCAACAAGGTAAATGGATACCAGGTTAATTTTCAATCCAAAGAAGAAGAAAACCAAAGCATTAGTGTTCATACAAGTAAGGCTCCAGGTGCTGAGCCAACTTTTAAAGCAAATACTTATGATGGAACTGCTATATCAGAAGAAGTTAATTTGGATGAGACAAAAGCAAAGATTTTCGGAGCAGATGGAATTGCATATGCCATTTACCTTGAAAAGTCTGGATGGAAATTCATTATAACTATGGTTGAAAAAAATGACGAGAAAAGCCAATTCACCGAAGAAAAGAAGAAAAAACTTATTGAAATTGCTAAAAGTATAGAATAG
- a CDS encoding YecA family protein, whose product MGLIGRNEKCHCGSGRKYKKCCLESDNNNIENGVLPGKGNKAFDLVAPKHDSSMGIKELVLAQLDQVNVWLSRESINDLGIEFNSKELLEIANSKDMTYKFFQVNREILELKGIKHPYREMKLVEERAASLPSLSENERRILRTVAESSLGEYEMLSDMQTADYGAMKVLNDFAYRSIKEGVTDDKGNISWVNLYVDTNEKQEEILVNWEYEYSDDQEVYEYVELNFCHLDELHNEYQKLAHSFHGLEDSSKDQLATALFQEKALPEKSRRRASYNGIINYYTGIFENELRILINHKEKQERPQLMMKNIVDYLHINSLPYISGNINDLPARLDEIRKIRNEISHGKGGLYEDYCKVKKLALDDEAFKFISWCKVYFEDIEEKVTPLP is encoded by the coding sequence ATGGGATTAATAGGTCGAAATGAAAAATGTCACTGTGGTTCTGGGAGAAAGTATAAAAAGTGTTGTTTAGAATCGGACAATAACAATATCGAAAATGGGGTATTACCTGGGAAAGGGAATAAAGCGTTTGATCTTGTTGCGCCAAAGCATGATAGTTCTATGGGAATTAAAGAGCTTGTGTTAGCGCAGTTGGATCAAGTTAATGTATGGTTATCTAGAGAGTCTATAAACGATCTTGGCATTGAGTTCAACTCGAAAGAATTGTTAGAAATAGCAAATTCTAAAGATATGACTTATAAATTTTTTCAGGTAAATAGAGAGATACTAGAATTAAAGGGCATTAAGCATCCATATAGGGAGATGAAATTGGTAGAAGAAAGAGCGGCTAGCTTGCCATCATTATCCGAAAACGAGCGAAGAATTCTAAGAACAGTAGCAGAATCGAGTCTTGGTGAATATGAGATGTTGTCTGATATGCAAACGGCTGATTACGGTGCTATGAAGGTACTCAACGATTTTGCGTATCGTTCTATAAAAGAAGGAGTAACAGACGACAAAGGTAATATCTCTTGGGTTAATTTATATGTAGATACGAATGAAAAACAAGAAGAAATCTTGGTTAATTGGGAGTATGAGTATTCTGATGATCAAGAAGTATACGAATATGTTGAACTAAACTTTTGTCACTTGGATGAATTACATAATGAGTATCAAAAACTAGCCCATTCGTTTCATGGGTTGGAAGATAGTTCTAAGGATCAATTAGCCACAGCCTTATTTCAAGAAAAAGCATTGCCTGAAAAGTCCAGGCGCAGAGCTTCATACAATGGAATAATCAATTATTATACCGGCATCTTTGAAAATGAGCTAAGAATATTGATTAACCATAAAGAAAAGCAAGAAAGACCGCAGCTAATGATGAAGAATATAGTAGACTATTTACATATTAATTCACTTCCATATATATCCGGAAATATCAACGATCTTCCTGCGAGGTTGGATGAGATACGTAAAATAAGAAACGAAATATCTCATGGTAAAGGTGGTTTGTATGAGGATTATTGTAAGGTGAAAAAATTAGCTCTAGACGATGAAGCCTTTAAATTTATTTCCTGGTGTAAAGTATACTTTGAAGATATAGAAGAGAAAGTAACTCCGTTACCTTAA
- a CDS encoding CdaR family transcriptional regulator, with the protein MNLTESLGQEIIDRLSTYIDVPINLMNPKGIIIASTNKNRMHRLHEGAKQVVSTHAPCTIYPNDLKHYKNTQAGVNLPVFHRGRLTGVVGLTGHPDDVMQAAGMTQGSVEITLDQIYLQRQAFYEERQWIQWLNKVLENSAEHDEALLQEAENTFRVHLSDTWQVVAFQSTNPHDHLEGVKEIAEPLNPLVVLPYQHYIVCIVPFSTDGQFTLETSSYKIGVGEPQYGVKGIRISFEQARDAITLGEAPVSYSADLQLERLIHTIDQDIYDQTLSVHGKRLATLEPVYVVTLQALFRHNLRMTSTANDLHIHRNTLIYRIDQIRIKVGLDPRNFKEAALLTILLIHEPFVHMHK; encoded by the coding sequence ATGAACCTAACCGAATCCCTAGGGCAAGAAATCATTGATCGCTTATCCACCTATATCGACGTCCCTATCAATCTCATGAACCCAAAAGGCATCATTATCGCAAGTACCAATAAAAACCGTATGCATCGTCTGCACGAAGGAGCGAAGCAAGTCGTAAGTACCCACGCTCCTTGTACGATCTACCCAAACGATTTAAAACACTATAAGAATACGCAAGCTGGAGTAAACCTTCCTGTCTTTCACCGGGGGAGATTAACGGGTGTTGTTGGGTTAACTGGGCACCCGGATGACGTAATGCAGGCTGCCGGGATGACTCAGGGGTCTGTTGAGATAACGCTTGATCAAATTTATTTGCAGCGACAAGCGTTTTATGAAGAGCGGCAATGGATTCAGTGGTTGAACAAGGTCTTAGAGAATTCAGCGGAGCATGATGAGGCGTTGTTACAAGAAGCTGAGAATACGTTCCGCGTTCACTTATCTGACACCTGGCAAGTGGTTGCCTTTCAATCTACGAACCCCCATGATCACTTGGAAGGCGTGAAAGAAATTGCGGAGCCGCTTAACCCTCTGGTTGTGCTTCCTTATCAGCACTACATCGTATGTATCGTACCTTTTTCCACTGATGGGCAATTTACGCTTGAAACGTCAAGTTACAAGATCGGCGTAGGTGAACCTCAGTATGGCGTGAAAGGAATCCGGATCTCCTTCGAGCAAGCTAGAGACGCGATTACGCTTGGAGAAGCACCTGTTTCTTATAGTGCGGACCTCCAATTAGAACGTCTCATACATACAATCGATCAAGATATTTATGACCAAACACTTTCTGTACACGGGAAACGATTAGCGACATTAGAGCCAGTCTACGTTGTCACGTTACAGGCATTGTTCCGTCATAACTTACGCATGACTTCAACGGCGAACGACTTACATATCCACCGGAACACGTTGATCTATCGGATAGATCAAATTCGAATCAAAGTGGGGCTCGACCCGCGAAACTTTAAAGAAGCGGCGCTACTTACAATCTTGCTTATTCATGAACCATTTGTGCACATGCACAAGTAA
- a CDS encoding glycerate kinase produces MKIVIAPDSFKGSLASSEVAQHVARAFKDVHPELTVIQKPMADGGEGTIDALAAATDHKRQFIRLTGPLGDPIESSYLILGDDTVVIEAASVLGLTLVPSDQRNPEETTSTGLGEAIVNALDHGYRKFMIALGGSSTNDGGLGILQALGLTVQDNNGKEVGSFGKDLYQIDSVNKSTLDPRLKDCTFKIACDVSNPLTGSNGASHVYGPQKGASKEQVKKLDEALDKWGRLLDKSMMDTPGAGAAGGLGFSFLTLEGDLESGAHLVSEAIKLEEAIKDADLLITGEGKSDEQTLHGKAPAYVADLGADYGVPTILLSGSIEGDRDALRGKFMSSFSIVPSIISLDDCMKYASDYLYDTSVEVARLWGHILERSEG; encoded by the coding sequence GTGAAGATTGTTATCGCACCAGACTCATTTAAAGGTAGTCTCGCCTCGAGTGAAGTTGCACAGCATGTGGCTCGTGCTTTTAAAGACGTTCACCCAGAGCTTACGGTCATACAAAAACCGATGGCAGATGGCGGCGAGGGAACGATTGATGCACTTGCTGCTGCGACGGACCATAAGCGACAGTTCATCCGCTTAACAGGACCACTTGGGGATCCGATCGAATCAAGCTATTTGATTCTTGGAGATGATACGGTCGTGATTGAGGCGGCAAGTGTCCTTGGACTTACGCTCGTTCCATCTGATCAACGTAATCCTGAGGAAACGACAAGTACCGGATTGGGAGAAGCGATTGTTAATGCATTAGATCATGGATATCGAAAATTCATGATTGCCCTTGGCGGGAGTTCCACTAATGACGGTGGACTTGGTATTTTGCAGGCGTTAGGACTTACTGTCCAAGACAATAATGGAAAAGAAGTTGGTTCTTTTGGAAAAGATCTTTACCAGATTGATTCAGTCAACAAGAGTACACTAGACCCTCGTCTGAAAGACTGTACGTTCAAAATTGCATGCGACGTTTCCAACCCTCTTACAGGATCTAATGGAGCAAGTCATGTTTATGGACCACAAAAAGGAGCTTCAAAAGAACAGGTAAAGAAGTTAGATGAGGCCTTGGATAAGTGGGGGCGTCTTTTAGATAAAAGCATGATGGACACACCTGGTGCTGGTGCTGCCGGGGGTCTGGGCTTTTCATTTCTAACCTTAGAAGGAGACCTTGAATCAGGGGCTCATCTTGTGTCAGAAGCCATTAAGCTTGAGGAAGCCATTAAGGATGCTGATCTTCTTATTACAGGAGAAGGAAAGTCTGACGAACAAACGCTTCATGGAAAAGCTCCTGCTTATGTTGCGGATTTAGGTGCGGATTACGGTGTACCGACAATTCTATTGTCCGGAAGTATTGAAGGAGATCGGGATGCATTACGGGGCAAGTTTATGAGTAGCTTCTCGATCGTACCAAGCATCATTAGTTTAGATGACTGTATGAAGTATGCTTCCGATTACCTCTATGACACGAGTGTGGAAGTTGCACGACTTTGGGGACACATATTAGAAAGGAGTGAAGGATAA
- a CDS encoding GntP family permease, with translation MDGIGLILIILAGVLFVIVATAKFKIHPFLSLLVAAFGIGLAAGMPMNDVVSAVNGGFGGLMGGIGLVIVFGTIIGVFLEKSGGALKMAEVVLRLVGEKRPQLAMSAIGSIVSIPVFCDSGYVILSSLKKALANKTNVTVASMAIALSTGLFATHTLVPPTPGPIAAAGNIGAENYLGTVILFGVIVAIPTILAGYLWAMKAGTKIHIEEDETAATVEYDTVIESFGNMPSAKKAFAPILVPILLIGFSSVITFAGWDGAIFSFFLFLGSPVVALLVGTLLSFTLVNEFSEETLTKWVGEGIKEAAPILLITGAGGAFGSVIKATSIADLIKGVANNDLATGALFIFVPFAIAAALKSAQGSSTAAIVITSTLIAPLLTEVGIEGAVPLSLMVMSVGAGAMVVSHVNDSYFWVVKEFSGLSITQAYKAQTMGTLIQGLTAIVVTAVLWFIFV, from the coding sequence ATGGACGGTATTGGACTTATATTAATTATTTTAGCTGGTGTACTCTTTGTCATTGTCGCTACGGCCAAATTCAAGATTCACCCATTTCTTTCCCTACTCGTTGCTGCGTTTGGAATTGGGCTCGCTGCTGGAATGCCTATGAATGACGTCGTCTCTGCTGTGAATGGCGGCTTCGGTGGACTGATGGGTGGCATTGGACTTGTTATTGTATTTGGTACGATTATTGGCGTTTTTCTTGAGAAGTCAGGTGGAGCGTTGAAAATGGCTGAGGTCGTCCTCCGACTCGTTGGTGAGAAACGTCCTCAGCTTGCGATGAGCGCGATCGGAAGTATAGTCAGTATCCCTGTCTTTTGTGACTCTGGCTATGTTATTTTGTCGTCTTTAAAGAAAGCGCTTGCAAATAAAACCAATGTAACGGTTGCCTCAATGGCGATTGCGTTATCTACAGGGTTATTTGCAACGCACACCCTCGTCCCCCCTACTCCTGGTCCAATTGCAGCGGCTGGAAACATTGGGGCTGAGAATTACTTAGGAACCGTCATTTTGTTTGGCGTAATCGTTGCGATCCCGACGATTTTAGCCGGATATCTTTGGGCCATGAAAGCTGGAACGAAGATTCATATTGAAGAAGATGAAACGGCTGCGACAGTTGAGTACGACACGGTTATTGAAAGCTTTGGGAATATGCCTTCCGCCAAGAAAGCATTTGCGCCGATCTTGGTTCCAATCCTTCTTATCGGATTTAGCTCTGTTATTACCTTTGCAGGCTGGGACGGTGCCATCTTCTCCTTCTTCCTATTCCTGGGATCACCTGTTGTCGCCTTGCTTGTAGGTACTCTACTATCCTTCACACTTGTGAACGAGTTTAGTGAAGAAACGTTAACGAAGTGGGTCGGAGAAGGTATAAAAGAAGCAGCACCGATCTTACTGATCACAGGTGCCGGCGGTGCATTTGGCTCTGTCATTAAGGCAACGAGTATTGCTGATCTTATTAAAGGGGTAGCGAACAATGACCTGGCAACTGGCGCTCTGTTTATCTTCGTCCCCTTCGCCATTGCAGCCGCTCTAAAGAGTGCTCAAGGTTCATCAACTGCTGCGATTGTGATCACCTCAACACTTATTGCACCGCTCCTGACTGAAGTTGGGATTGAGGGCGCTGTGCCATTATCTCTTATGGTTATGTCCGTTGGAGCTGGAGCAATGGTTGTATCGCACGTAAATGATAGTTATTTCTGGGTCGTCAAAGAGTTCAGTGGTCTCTCCATTACACAAGCTTATAAAGCTCAAACAATGGGAACGTTGATACAAGGTCTTACCGCTATTGTAGTCACCGCGGTGTTGTGGTTTATTTTTGTATAG
- the qoxD gene encoding cytochrome aa3 quinol oxidase subunit IV, translating to MADSKKRVPMNHVIGFILSLVMTLVAAWAALQSDLSTTWIIIGIMVLALLQAGVQLFMFMHVTEASSGNGHVPWNMMFHGFALAAILVAGSLFVMSFGHDHGDMGDMGDMEQHEEQHSEDHSGH from the coding sequence ATGGCCGATTCGAAAAAACGCGTACCAATGAATCACGTCATTGGCTTTATCTTGTCACTCGTCATGACGCTAGTTGCAGCATGGGCAGCACTTCAATCTGACTTGTCTACGACATGGATCATCATCGGTATTATGGTTCTTGCTCTGTTGCAAGCAGGCGTACAATTGTTTATGTTCATGCACGTTACAGAAGCTTCAAGCGGAAATGGGCACGTACCATGGAACATGATGTTTCACGGTTTCGCTCTTGCCGCAATCCTTGTAGCAGGATCCCTGTTCGTCATGTCCTTTGGCCATGATCATGGTGATATGGGCGACATGGGCGATATGGAACAACACGAAGAACAACATTCAGAAGACCATAGCGGTCACTAA
- the qoxC gene encoding cytochrome aa3 quinol oxidase subunit III — translation MAAEELKTGPLEYRTQEGQMTIMGFWIFLGAEVVLFATLFATYAVLFGRTADGPLPSELFEPGTTLIMTFLLLTSSFTCGLAIHEMRRGSVKGLIFWMVITLALGLGFLGFEIYEFVHYTHEGATIQASAFWSAFFILAGTHGLHVTLGIGWATLLLIQIKQRGLTNVTSRKLFVVSLYWHFLDVIWIFIFTSVYLIGMVI, via the coding sequence ATGGCTGCGGAAGAACTGAAAACAGGTCCTTTAGAATATCGCACCCAAGAAGGGCAAATGACCATCATGGGCTTCTGGATTTTCCTTGGAGCCGAGGTTGTCCTCTTCGCGACGTTATTTGCAACATATGCTGTGTTGTTCGGACGTACTGCTGATGGACCACTGCCAAGCGAACTGTTTGAGCCAGGTACCACTCTTATTATGACCTTCCTGCTTCTAACTAGTAGTTTTACATGTGGACTTGCGATTCACGAAATGAGAAGGGGATCAGTCAAAGGGCTGATCTTCTGGATGGTTATTACGTTAGCTCTTGGTCTTGGGTTCCTTGGATTCGAGATTTACGAATTCGTTCACTACACGCATGAAGGCGCAACAATTCAAGCTAGTGCGTTTTGGTCAGCATTCTTTATCCTTGCCGGAACTCACGGACTGCACGTTACGCTTGGTATCGGTTGGGCGACCCTGCTCTTGATCCAAATCAAGCAGCGAGGACTAACAAACGTCACAAGCCGTAAATTATTTGTCGTAAGCTTATACTGGCACTTCCTTGATGTCATTTGGATCTTCATCTTCACGAGTGTCTATCTGATTGGGATGGTGATTTAA
- the qoxB gene encoding cytochrome aa3 quinol oxidase subunit I: MHITDILVTGEPLIYGAMVSMALGGLAILFILTYFKKWKWLWREWLTSVDHKKIGVMYILSALLMLFRGGVDAMMMRVQLAFPDLGFLSSQHYNEIFTTHGTIMIIFMAMPFLIGLMNIIVPLQIGARDFAFPYLNALSFWSFFFGMALFNISFVIGGSPDAGWTSYTPLSGAAMSPGPGQNFYLLGLQLSGIGTLATGVNLMVTILKMRAPGMKLFHMPIFSWSTLVTCFIIVFAFPILTVALALLTIDRVFGAQFFTLTGEGLPMMWANLFWMWGHPEVYIVILPAFGIFSEIIATFAKKRLFGYNVMVWSMIVIALLSFLVWVHHFFTMGAGAFVNSVFSISTMLIAVPTGVKIFNWLATLYKSKIEFTVPMLWSLAFIPSFILGGVTGVMLGMAAADYQFHNSYFLIAHFHYVLIAGTVFACFAGLVFWYPKMFGHKMNERLGKWAFWLFFFGFHVCFFPQYFLGLDGMPRRLFITNVVEWLPLNVISTVGAVGMALGFVVFVYNVYYSYRYSERETTGDSWNGNGRTLEWATTTPVPYYNFATVPYVDEIDPYIRMKEEGKTTFEEDEVKPIHMPSYTGAPIIMMALLGLASFGLVFEWLYVAVIGLIGAVFMMILRSFDYDDGYYVPVEEIKETEKKARGL, from the coding sequence ATGCACATTACAGATATTCTAGTCACCGGTGAACCGCTCATCTATGGTGCCATGGTATCGATGGCACTAGGTGGGCTCGCCATCCTTTTCATTCTGACGTATTTCAAAAAATGGAAATGGCTTTGGCGTGAATGGTTGACCTCCGTTGACCATAAGAAGATCGGTGTCATGTATATTTTAAGTGCCCTTCTCATGTTATTCCGTGGTGGCGTAGACGCCATGATGATGAGGGTGCAGTTGGCATTTCCTGATTTGGGATTCTTAAGCTCCCAACACTATAACGAAATTTTCACAACACACGGAACGATCATGATTATCTTCATGGCGATGCCGTTCTTGATCGGACTCATGAACATCATCGTTCCATTACAAATCGGAGCGCGTGACTTCGCGTTCCCATATTTAAACGCATTAAGTTTCTGGTCCTTCTTCTTCGGAATGGCGCTCTTTAACATTTCCTTCGTAATCGGAGGTTCTCCGGATGCCGGGTGGACGAGCTACACCCCACTTTCCGGTGCAGCGATGAGCCCTGGACCAGGTCAAAACTTCTATCTACTGGGACTACAGCTATCAGGTATCGGTACCCTGGCTACAGGGGTTAACTTGATGGTAACGATTTTGAAAATGCGTGCCCCTGGCATGAAGCTATTCCATATGCCGATCTTCTCATGGTCGACATTGGTTACATGTTTCATCATCGTGTTTGCATTCCCGATTTTAACAGTAGCTCTTGCACTACTTACAATTGACCGTGTATTCGGTGCACAGTTCTTCACGTTGACAGGGGAAGGCCTGCCTATGATGTGGGCAAACCTGTTCTGGATGTGGGGACACCCGGAAGTGTACATTGTTATTCTTCCTGCCTTCGGTATATTTTCCGAAATCATTGCCACATTCGCGAAAAAGCGTCTATTTGGCTACAATGTAATGGTTTGGTCTATGATCGTCATTGCATTACTTAGTTTCTTAGTATGGGTGCACCACTTCTTCACAATGGGTGCTGGCGCATTTGTTAACTCCGTCTTCTCTATTTCGACGATGTTGATCGCCGTACCAACGGGTGTGAAGATTTTCAACTGGCTTGCAACCCTTTATAAATCGAAAATCGAATTTACTGTACCAATGCTTTGGTCACTTGCTTTCATCCCAAGTTTCATTCTTGGTGGTGTTACAGGTGTTATGCTTGGTATGGCAGCAGCGGACTATCAGTTCCACAACTCGTACTTCCTGATCGCGCACTTCCACTACGTGCTGATCGCAGGAACCGTATTTGCCTGTTTCGCAGGACTTGTGTTCTGGTATCCGAAAATGTTCGGTCACAAGATGAACGAGCGTTTGGGTAAATGGGCATTCTGGTTGTTCTTCTTTGGCTTCCATGTGTGCTTCTTCCCACAATATTTCCTAGGCCTAGACGGGATGCCACGTCGTTTATTTATCACAAACGTTGTAGAATGGCTTCCATTGAACGTTATTTCTACTGTCGGGGCTGTCGGAATGGCACTTGGTTTCGTTGTGTTCGTTTACAACGTTTACTACAGCTATCGTTACAGCGAGCGTGAAACAACAGGTGATTCTTGGAATGGTAACGGCCGTACCCTTGAATGGGCGACAACGACGCCAGTACCTTACTACAACTTTGCAACAGTTCCATATGTGGATGAAATTGATCCATATATTCGTATGAAAGAAGAAGGCAAAACGACATTTGAAGAAGATGAAGTGAAGCCGATCCACATGCCAAGTTACACAGGGGCTCCGATCATTATGATGGCTCTTCTTGGACTTGCCAGTTTCGGTCTTGTCTTTGAATGGTTGTATGTCGCTGTCATCGGATTGATCGGTGCTGTGTTTATGATGATCCTTCGCTCCTTCGATTATGACGATGGTTACTATGTACCAGTTGAAGAAATTAAAGAAACAGAGAAAAAAGCGAGGGGGTTATAA
- the qoxA gene encoding cytochrome aa3 quinol oxidase subunit II, with protein MKAKHLRNRWLGLLPLSLIFFLSGCGQLEMTVLNPKGPVAESQYDLIVYSLWFMLGIVVVVFALFTYMIIKYRENRPGRKESDYDPNLHGNTTIEIIWTVIPFIIVILLSIPTVTTLFDLEEPPKPEAGEEVKEPLVVYATTADWKWFFSYPEQDIETVNYLHIPTDRPIEFRLASADSMSALWIPALGGQKYNMAGMMTKLYLEADEEGVYDGRNSNFNGEGFAAQTFKVYAESEEEFTSWADEISNEAPELTAERYDELLAPGLTDVQSYSNTHLDYVKHHTKEDAGYVVEKYREQFKQKLHLEEIEEQESFQ; from the coding sequence ATGAAAGCTAAACATCTCCGAAATAGATGGTTAGGTTTGCTGCCGCTCAGCTTGATTTTCTTCTTAAGCGGGTGTGGGCAGTTGGAAATGACTGTGCTCAACCCAAAAGGGCCAGTCGCTGAAAGTCAATATGACCTGATTGTATACTCCCTATGGTTCATGCTTGGAATTGTTGTTGTCGTGTTTGCTTTATTTACTTACATGATTATCAAGTACCGTGAGAACCGTCCGGGACGTAAAGAAAGTGACTATGACCCGAACTTGCATGGAAATACAACCATCGAGATTATTTGGACGGTTATTCCGTTTATCATTGTCATCCTTTTATCCATCCCAACCGTAACAACATTGTTCGACTTGGAGGAGCCTCCTAAACCTGAAGCAGGGGAAGAGGTGAAGGAACCTTTAGTCGTATATGCCACAACGGCGGATTGGAAATGGTTCTTCAGTTATCCGGAACAGGATATTGAAACCGTTAATTACTTACACATCCCGACCGATCGTCCAATCGAATTCAGGTTAGCTTCGGCTGATTCGATGTCAGCTCTTTGGATTCCGGCACTAGGCGGTCAAAAGTACAACATGGCGGGTATGATGACCAAATTGTATTTAGAAGCTGATGAAGAAGGAGTCTACGATGGCCGTAACTCTAACTTCAACGGTGAAGGCTTTGCTGCTCAAACGTTCAAGGTATATGCCGAGAGCGAAGAAGAATTTACTTCATGGGCAGATGAAATTAGCAACGAAGCACCAGAGCTTACAGCAGAACGTTATGACGAACTGCTTGCGCCTGGTTTGACTGACGTACAATCCTATTCCAACACACACTTGGATTACGTGAAGCACCATACGAAAGAGGATGCGGGTTATGTCGTCGAAAAATACCGTGAACAATTCAAACAGAAGCTTCATTTAGAAGAAATTGAAGAACAAGAAAGCTTCCAATAG
- a CDS encoding SRPBCC family protein, which translates to MIKWHEERVLPFNIEVIWRLFEIESLPRIMPNVIETKVLDKKDGVVGTTYEQKYKEGKRIETYIVEDLEYENTPQKKHNKIGFTLAKAFDIQASFTLIKQSENETRFIYKGQNVGLNFLGKTLLKLGGQKNNQKVVDDFMDRVEKEAMVEDQS; encoded by the coding sequence ATGATTAAGTGGCATGAAGAACGGGTGTTACCTTTCAACATTGAAGTGATCTGGAGATTGTTTGAAATCGAAAGCCTTCCACGCATTATGCCAAATGTGATCGAAACCAAAGTGCTCGATAAGAAAGACGGGGTAGTTGGAACCACTTATGAACAAAAATATAAAGAAGGAAAGCGAATTGAAACGTACATTGTTGAAGACCTTGAGTATGAAAACACTCCTCAGAAGAAACATAATAAAATTGGTTTTACATTAGCGAAAGCATTTGATATACAAGCATCTTTTACATTAATAAAACAAAGTGAGAATGAAACAAGATTTATTTATAAAGGGCAAAACGTAGGATTGAATTTCTTAGGTAAAACGCTGCTTAAATTAGGAGGACAAAAGAACAACCAAAAAGTAGTCGATGATTTCATGGACAGAGTTGAGAAAGAAGCCATGGTGGAGGATCAGTCATAA
- a CDS encoding MerR family transcriptional regulator — MYKVGEFCRMTGLSKETLRYYAQIKLLEPVYIEPRNNYRYYDNGSYLIARLLVYLRRFDFSIQEMLTVVNDESFEHLEELIKQKRKNLSQEVRRIQTVIEEMDEFFEMEMGAKYE; from the coding sequence ATGTACAAAGTCGGTGAGTTTTGCAGAATGACTGGTTTAAGTAAAGAAACCTTGCGTTACTACGCTCAAATTAAACTCCTTGAACCAGTCTATATTGAACCTCGTAATAACTATAGGTACTATGATAATGGTTCATACTTGATTGCGAGATTGCTAGTCTACTTGAGGAGATTTGACTTCTCTATTCAAGAAATGTTGACCGTTGTAAATGATGAATCCTTTGAACATTTAGAGGAGTTAATTAAACAGAAACGGAAGAACTTATCTCAAGAGGTTCGTCGCATACAAACCGTGATCGAAGAGATGGACGAGTTCTTTGAGATGGAAATGGGAGCTAAATATGAATGA